One genomic window of Ruminococcus gauvreauii includes the following:
- a CDS encoding DegT/DnrJ/EryC1/StrS family aminotransferase — MKFAGFSEKVWLSSPTMHGPELKYVTEAYETNWMSTVGANINELERIACEKTGCKYSVALSSGTAALHMAVKLVGVKPGDMVFCSDMTFDATVNPVVYEGGVPVFIDTEYDTWNMDPNALEKAFELYPDVQVVVFAHLYGTPGKVDEIRGICAKHNAVIIEDAAESLGATYKGVQTGTFGSYNAISFNGNKIITGSAGGMLLTDDQEAADKVRKWSTQAREQAPWYQHEELGYNYRMSNVIAGVVRGQFPYLDEHIAQKKAIYERYKEGFRDLPVMMNPFDDENSEPNYWLSCLLISPEAMCKQVRGEQEVLYVSEPGKSCPTEILETLAKYNAEGRPVWKPMHMQPIYRSNGFVTREGDGRAKTNAYICGGSVGSDGLPLDVGMDIFHRGLCLPSDNKMTAEQQDVVIEIVKSCFE, encoded by the coding sequence ATGAAATTTGCTGGATTTTCGGAAAAAGTTTGGCTCAGCTCACCCACTATGCATGGACCGGAACTCAAATATGTTACGGAGGCATATGAGACGAACTGGATGTCTACGGTGGGCGCGAATATCAATGAACTGGAACGGATTGCCTGCGAAAAAACAGGATGTAAATACAGTGTTGCGTTATCTTCAGGAACTGCTGCGCTGCATATGGCTGTGAAGCTGGTGGGCGTGAAGCCGGGAGATATGGTGTTCTGCTCGGATATGACGTTTGACGCCACGGTCAATCCGGTGGTGTATGAGGGCGGGGTTCCGGTGTTTATCGATACTGAGTATGATACCTGGAACATGGATCCGAATGCTTTGGAGAAGGCATTTGAACTTTATCCGGATGTGCAAGTTGTGGTATTTGCCCATCTGTATGGAACGCCCGGCAAGGTTGATGAGATCAGAGGCATTTGTGCAAAACATAATGCAGTGATCATCGAAGATGCGGCGGAATCTCTGGGAGCTACTTATAAAGGCGTGCAGACGGGGACATTTGGCTCTTATAACGCGATCTCTTTTAATGGAAATAAAATCATCACGGGATCGGCCGGCGGTATGCTGCTTACCGATGATCAGGAGGCGGCGGACAAGGTCAGAAAATGGTCCACTCAGGCGAGGGAACAGGCGCCGTGGTACCAGCATGAGGAGCTGGGTTATAACTACCGCATGAGCAATGTGATCGCAGGGGTGGTGAGGGGACAGTTTCCTTATCTGGATGAACACATCGCGCAGAAAAAGGCGATTTATGAGCGATATAAGGAAGGATTCAGAGATTTACCGGTGATGATGAATCCATTTGATGATGAAAATTCGGAGCCTAATTATTGGCTGTCCTGTCTGTTAATTAGCCCGGAAGCGATGTGTAAGCAGGTGCGTGGAGAACAGGAGGTACTCTATGTGAGCGAACCGGGAAAGAGCTGTCCAACGGAGATTCTGGAGACTCTGGCAAAATATAACGCGGAGGGAAGGCCTGTATGGAAACCGATGCATATGCAGCCGATTTACAGAAGCAACGGATTTGTAACTCGGGAAGGTGACGGGCGGGCAAAAACGAATGCCTATATCTGTGGTGGGAGTGTTGGAAGTGACGGTTTGCCACTGGATGTGGGGATGGATATTTTCCACAGGGGATTGTGTCTGCCGAGTGATAATAAGATGACGGCGGAGCAGCAGGATGTGGTGATTGAGATTGTTAAGAGCTGTTTTGAGTAA
- a CDS encoding transposase yields the protein MARTKEEALEITPEQYRALMQGLEIVSRHPIQEVKRSDLL from the coding sequence TTGGCCCGCACAAAGGAAGAGGCACTGGAGATCACCCCGGAGCAATACCGGGCGCTGATGCAGGGACTGGAGATCGTATCCAGACACCCGATCCAGGAAGTTAAGCGCAGTGATCTTCTGTGA
- a CDS encoding sugar transferase, whose translation MNKKSAAIAVVIGSGVGSVAYLIRKNAKNKQKKEQEISHKKSFYEKHIKRPQDFYCALLAVLILSPVMAVTAMLVRIKLGSPVIFRQKRPGLQGEIFTLYKFRTMTDDRDESGELRSDEVRLTSFGKWLRSTSLDELPELINILKGDMAVVGPRPLLIKYLPYYNSLQARRHEVKPGFTGYAQVHGRNAVTWEEKFDMDVHYVDNISFLGDWKIIFQTVKTVLKREGISSATSATMEDFADYVKIKHMKNNVEV comes from the coding sequence ATGAATAAGAAAAGCGCAGCAATCGCTGTTGTTATTGGATCGGGTGTCGGAAGCGTTGCTTATCTCATTAGAAAGAACGCAAAAAACAAACAGAAGAAAGAGCAGGAGATCTCACATAAAAAGAGCTTTTATGAAAAACACATAAAACGGCCGCAGGATTTTTACTGCGCATTACTTGCTGTACTTATTCTGTCACCGGTAATGGCAGTTACCGCAATGCTGGTCCGCATTAAATTAGGGTCTCCGGTGATCTTCAGACAAAAGCGTCCGGGGCTGCAAGGAGAAATTTTTACCTTATATAAGTTCCGTACCATGACGGATGATAGAGATGAAAGCGGCGAACTGCGATCGGACGAAGTCAGACTCACTTCTTTTGGAAAATGGCTCCGTTCCACATCTCTTGATGAGCTGCCGGAACTGATCAATATCCTCAAGGGTGACATGGCGGTTGTTGGTCCGAGGCCACTCTTGATAAAATATCTTCCTTATTATAATTCATTACAGGCAAGAAGGCATGAAGTAAAACCTGGATTTACTGGATATGCACAGGTGCATGGTAGAAATGCGGTTACATGGGAAGAAAAATTTGATATGGATGTACATTATGTTGACAATATTTCTTTTTTAGGAGATTGGAAAATTATCTTTCAGACAGTGAAAACTGTGTTGAAGCGCGAAGGAATTTCATCGGCTACTTCAGCTACCATGGAAGATTTTGCAGATTATGTAAAGATAAAGCACATGAAGAATAATGTGGAGGTGTAA
- a CDS encoding transposase domain-containing protein, with product MDSIDGAKSSAVIYSITETAKANNLNPFRYLEHVLNVMKDHQENTDYRFMEELLPWSEQLPEICRSKTKTTNV from the coding sequence ATGGACAGTATCGATGGAGCAAAATCCAGTGCGGTCATCTACAGCATTACGGAAACAGCAAAGGCGAATAACCTGAATCCCTTCCGTTATCTGGAGCACGTCCTGAATGTGATGAAAGATCATCAGGAGAATACGGATTATCGTTTTATGGAAGAACTGCTTCCCTGGTCTGAGCAGCTGCCGGAAATCTGCCGAAGCAAAACAAAAACAACGAATGTGTAA
- the tnpB gene encoding IS66 family insertion sequence element accessory protein TnpB (TnpB, as the term is used for proteins encoded by IS66 family insertion elements, is considered an accessory protein, since TnpC, encoded by a neighboring gene, is a DDE family transposase.) — protein MLNNASGFQKVYIAAGYTDLRRGIDGLASIVKFNFQLDPYEKDTLFLLCGSRSDRIKGLLWEGDGFLLLYKRLELGGFSWPAQRKRHWRSPRSNTGR, from the coding sequence ATGCTGAATAACGCATCCGGCTTTCAGAAGGTTTACATTGCCGCCGGTTATACGGATCTGCGGCGCGGGATTGACGGGTTGGCATCCATTGTGAAATTTAACTTCCAGTTGGATCCATACGAAAAGGATACCCTCTTCCTGTTATGTGGCAGTCGCAGCGATCGCATCAAGGGGCTCCTATGGGAAGGGGATGGATTCCTTCTCCTTTACAAAAGGCTGGAACTTGGCGGTTTCAGTTGGCCCGCACAAAGGAAGAGGCACTGGAGATCACCCCGGAGCAATACCGGGCGCTGA
- a CDS encoding IS66 family transposase: MQKIYSPEELNSFSKETLTAVVLSMQDQLAQLNTNMERLIEQLTSANNQRYGRSSEKLDVIAGQLELELIFNEAEALTETLYVVEPAEEDVIQVTRWKKNGKREADLKDLPVEVTAHTLPEEKLQEIFGCAGWRQLPDEVYKRVRVQPAVYTVEEHHVAVYAGRENQTIVKADRPKELLRNSILTPSLAASIMNAKYVNGLPLYRISQEFLRNNIHISRQVMANWMIQCADRYLGPLYDYLHNRMYRFHVLQADETPVRVSKDGRPENSKVTCGFTGLERGMGIPPSSCMNTRRPGKRTIRGNS, from the coding sequence ATGCAGAAGATCTACTCACCGGAAGAACTGAACAGTTTCAGCAAGGAAACACTCACAGCAGTGGTCCTGTCCATGCAGGATCAGCTCGCCCAGCTGAATACAAACATGGAACGCCTGATCGAACAGCTCACATCTGCGAATAATCAACGCTATGGGCGCTCTTCTGAAAAGCTGGACGTTATCGCCGGACAGTTGGAACTGGAGCTCATCTTTAACGAAGCGGAAGCCCTGACCGAGACGCTTTATGTTGTTGAGCCTGCAGAAGAGGATGTGATCCAAGTCACGCGCTGGAAGAAGAACGGAAAACGCGAGGCGGATCTTAAGGATCTTCCCGTGGAAGTGACCGCCCATACTCTTCCGGAAGAAAAGCTGCAGGAAATCTTTGGCTGTGCCGGCTGGAGACAGCTCCCGGATGAAGTCTATAAAAGAGTCCGGGTACAGCCGGCAGTCTACACGGTCGAAGAACACCATGTGGCCGTGTATGCCGGCAGGGAAAATCAGACGATCGTTAAAGCGGACCGGCCAAAGGAACTGCTCCGTAACAGTATCCTGACCCCTTCTCTTGCTGCAAGCATTATGAATGCCAAGTACGTAAACGGCCTTCCCTTATACCGGATCAGCCAGGAATTTCTGAGAAATAACATCCACATCTCCCGGCAGGTGATGGCGAACTGGATGATCCAGTGTGCGGACCGGTATCTGGGGCCGCTTTACGATTACCTTCATAACAGGATGTACCGTTTCCATGTGCTTCAGGCAGATGAAACCCCGGTCAGGGTATCGAAGGATGGGCGTCCGGAAAACAGTAAAGTTACATGTGGGTTTACCGGACTGGAAAGGGGTATGGGGATACCCCCATCATCCTGTATGAATACCAGAAGACCCGGAAAGCGGACCATCCGCGGGAATTCCTAA
- a CDS encoding tyrosine-type recombinase/integrase, whose product MPRRGENIYKRKDGRWEGRYIRNYDLSGKARYGYLYAKTYMEVKSKLHTVISEKNKYEDMITEIRFSEMLDQWLLNIKPQIKDSSYIKYYNIIKNHIRPDLGDLAVTEITNSKLEDYVRYLFEYGKKNGHGNMAPKSVKDILAVMKLVQEFGIRRNCHLPCQVQNIRIKSEVKDITILNLADQKRLERYLLSQDNRVCDGILLSLYSGIRIGELCALRWGNILCEDGIIQIRCTMQRIQSLDKKESDGPRTKILISTPKSKCSNRDIPLPDFLKKHIKDISGPAPSCFFLTGSEQYVEPRCMSNQLKNILKILNIPDVNFHVLRHTFATRCIENNFDIKALSEILGHSSVNITLNRYVHTSLEQKRRNMKKLNL is encoded by the coding sequence ATGCCGAGAAGAGGAGAAAACATTTACAAACGCAAAGATGGGAGATGGGAAGGGAGATATATTAGAAATTATGATTTATCTGGAAAAGCACGATACGGGTATCTTTATGCTAAAACCTATATGGAAGTAAAAAGTAAGTTACATACGGTGATATCTGAAAAAAACAAATACGAGGACATGATAACAGAGATACGTTTCAGCGAAATGCTAGATCAGTGGTTGCTGAATATAAAGCCTCAGATAAAAGACTCTTCTTATATTAAATACTACAACATTATAAAAAACCACATACGTCCTGATTTGGGAGATCTCGCTGTTACAGAAATCACAAATTCTAAACTGGAAGACTATGTGAGATATCTGTTTGAATATGGAAAAAAGAACGGACATGGTAATATGGCTCCGAAATCTGTAAAAGATATATTGGCGGTGATGAAGCTGGTGCAGGAGTTTGGAATAAGAAGAAACTGTCATCTGCCGTGCCAGGTGCAGAATATCAGGATAAAGTCCGAAGTAAAGGATATTACCATATTAAATTTGGCTGATCAAAAACGCTTGGAACGGTATCTTTTGAGCCAGGACAACCGTGTTTGTGATGGGATTTTACTAAGCCTGTATTCTGGCATACGAATCGGGGAGCTGTGTGCTCTTAGATGGGGAAATATTCTCTGTGAAGATGGTATCATTCAAATACGCTGTACGATGCAGAGGATACAATCTTTGGATAAGAAGGAATCTGATGGGCCCAGAACGAAAATTCTGATTTCTACGCCTAAGAGCAAATGTTCAAACAGAGATATTCCGCTGCCCGATTTTTTGAAAAAACACATAAAAGATATTTCAGGTCCCGCACCGAGCTGCTTTTTTCTAACAGGCAGTGAACAATACGTAGAGCCGCGTTGCATGAGTAATCAATTAAAAAATATATTGAAAATTTTAAACATTCCCGATGTGAATTTTCATGTTCTTCGGCATACTTTTGCGACTAGGTGCATTGAAAATAACTTTGATATAAAAGCTTTGAGTGAAATTCTGGGGCATTCAAGCGTAAATATTACGCTGAACCGTTATGTACACACATCTTTAGAACAGAAACGCAGAAACATGAAAAAACTAAATTTATAA
- a CDS encoding MBL fold metallo-hydrolase, with protein MNEFAGRISAAALGKTWLFSVGQAGYIVKSSSGQLLGIDMYLTDCVERVEGHMGYKRMLPKILFPSELEFDVIITTHSHRDHFDSDAIPLLMANRRTQLYAAADCKKDIRRLEMSDERIQYVVSGESYVNGDFSLHFINCDHGVDVPDAVGVVVSVDGKKILEVGDTCLRLDRKDEYLSEGPFDVMIAPINGTFGNLNERECAQLADILKPKFLVPCHYGMFASHGGNPGMFFNIMKEEYTLNKFLIMMQGECVEI; from the coding sequence ATGAATGAATTTGCAGGAAGGATATCTGCAGCAGCTTTGGGAAAAACATGGCTTTTTTCTGTAGGACAGGCAGGATATATTGTGAAAAGCAGTAGCGGGCAGCTTTTGGGAATTGATATGTACTTAACAGACTGTGTAGAAAGAGTAGAAGGCCATATGGGGTATAAAAGAATGCTTCCTAAGATTTTATTCCCATCAGAATTGGAGTTTGATGTTATTATCACAACGCATTCACATAGAGATCATTTTGATTCTGATGCAATTCCACTATTAATGGCAAACAGAAGGACACAGTTATACGCAGCGGCAGATTGTAAAAAAGATATCCGAAGATTAGAAATGAGTGATGAAAGAATTCAGTACGTGGTATCGGGTGAAAGTTATGTGAATGGAGATTTTTCTTTGCATTTTATAAATTGCGATCACGGAGTCGATGTACCGGATGCAGTTGGTGTTGTTGTTTCGGTTGATGGAAAAAAAATCCTGGAAGTGGGAGATACTTGTTTGCGGCTTGACAGAAAAGATGAGTATCTTAGTGAGGGGCCGTTTGATGTAATGATAGCTCCAATCAACGGTACTTTTGGAAACTTAAATGAGCGGGAATGTGCTCAACTTGCGGATATTTTAAAGCCGAAGTTTTTGGTTCCGTGCCATTATGGAATGTTTGCATCACACGGAGGGAATCCCGGAATGTTTTTTAACATTATGAAGGAAGAATATACACTAAACAAATTTCTGATTATGATGCAAGGAGAATGCGTTGAAATATAA
- a CDS encoding glycosyltransferase family 2 protein, which produces MHKEESLISVIVPIYKIDRYIGRCIESLIDQTYENLEIILVDDGSRDRCPEICDLYAKKDSRIKVVHKENGGLVSARKAGLEASTGEYIGYVDGDDWVGPGFYEMLYTEMIASEADLTAAGHSRDLFEKSEHFYNCIPAGVYEGSRLDDVRNTMISYGDFYRPGIMTYVWNKLFKRNILCDVQMKVDDRISIGEDAAVTYPALMKCERLCITDNVAYHYRQREDSMLKQNAGFETEARKLKHLYAFMSSFAAQYDKVYRLQEQINDYVLGICIMRSGGGLPVERCIDAFSTYDNTYYGKNVVVYSAGTFGQQLVNRFKESKHCNVIGWIDDDYREYRRCCMDVDSVESITQRSFDYVLIATVDNIVGEKIAKRLLDYGISRKRILTVECPENEREELIKQYLKD; this is translated from the coding sequence ATGCACAAAGAAGAATCCTTGATTAGTGTAATTGTTCCAATATACAAAATTGATAGATATATTGGCAGATGTATAGAGAGCTTGATTGATCAAACATATGAAAATCTCGAAATTATTTTGGTGGATGACGGTTCGCGCGACAGGTGTCCGGAAATATGCGATTTGTATGCTAAAAAAGATTCGCGTATAAAGGTTGTTCACAAAGAGAACGGTGGTTTAGTATCTGCCAGAAAAGCTGGTTTGGAAGCATCAACTGGAGAATATATAGGTTATGTGGATGGAGATGACTGGGTAGGTCCCGGTTTTTATGAGATGCTATATACGGAAATGATAGCATCAGAAGCGGATCTGACAGCTGCGGGGCATAGTAGGGATTTATTTGAAAAAAGCGAACATTTTTATAATTGTATTCCTGCTGGAGTCTATGAAGGAAGCCGATTAGATGATGTAAGAAACACAATGATTTCATATGGTGATTTTTATAGACCGGGTATTATGACATATGTGTGGAACAAGCTATTCAAACGAAACATTTTATGTGATGTACAGATGAAAGTAGACGACAGAATATCAATAGGTGAAGACGCGGCAGTGACATATCCGGCTCTTATGAAATGTGAAAGACTCTGTATCACAGATAATGTAGCGTATCATTACCGTCAGAGAGAAGATTCCATGCTGAAACAAAATGCGGGATTTGAGACAGAGGCTCGGAAACTGAAACATTTATATGCATTTATGAGTTCTTTTGCAGCCCAGTATGATAAAGTTTATAGATTACAGGAACAGATTAATGATTATGTATTAGGAATCTGTATTATGAGGTCTGGCGGAGGTCTTCCTGTCGAAAGATGCATTGATGCTTTCTCTACATATGACAATACTTACTATGGTAAAAATGTTGTTGTTTACAGTGCAGGTACATTTGGACAGCAGCTTGTAAATCGTTTTAAGGAGAGTAAACACTGTAATGTCATCGGTTGGATAGATGATGATTACCGGGAATACCGGCGTTGCTGTATGGATGTGGATTCAGTAGAGAGCATCACGCAGAGGTCGTTTGATTATGTTTTGATTGCAACGGTAGATAACATTGTTGGAGAAAAAATAGCAAAACGATTGCTTGATTATGGTATTTCCAGAAAAAGGATTCTCACTGTGGAATGTCCTGAAAATGAGAGAGAAGAGCTGATAAAACAGTATTTAAAGGATTGA